One Streptomyces sp. CG4 genomic window, ATGGGGGCCTCGCCGGGCAGGAGCCAGCCCAGCCAGGTGGCGAACTGGTCGCGCAGGGGTATCGAGAGCGACCCCGGTATGTGCCCGGCGGCGTAGCGCGCCGCGGGACGGACGTCGACCACGTGACCGCCGTCGGCGAGCAGCGCGCGCACCTGCCCGGCCGTCAGGGCAGGCAGCGACGGTACGGCGGTCAGGACGGCGGGGCCGCGCCGGTTGAGCTCGGCGAGTCGGTCGAAGTAGGCGGGGTAGCTGCCGAGGCTCGCGCTCAGCCGGGACACGAAGGCTTCCTCGTCGGGCGCGGCGAGCAGCGGGTTCGCCTGCTTCTCGGCGCCGATGCTGGTGGTGCGCTCGGTGCCGGGCGGGGCGGAGCAGAACGAGCCCGCTCCGTGGGTGGGCCATACGGCCGTCTCGTCCGGCAGCCGGGTCAGCCGCCGCAGAGAGCGGTACTGCGCGCGGGAACCGGCGTACACTGCACGCCGGAACGAGGCCGGGGCTCGCCGTCCAGGGGCTCTGACGCGCGCTCGGACGGCCCTCCTCGAACTGCGGACGTATCAGGCTCGGTTACGGCTTGCGGGCGAGGCCGCCGTGTGCCGAGGGAACCGTCGTTGTCGGAGAGGTAACTGACCGACGGCAGGGCGTCCATCAGGCGGGTCGCGATGGAACGGGCCTGAGTGTGGTCACGTGCTCTCGGTCGTGGTGGGGAGCGATCACTCCGTGCCCAACTTACCTGCCAGAGCGCGCCTTTCGGCTGCCGGTTCGGATTCCGTGCGGCTCCAGCGGCGGACCTGCCGGTGAACAACCCTTGTGGGTTCTCCTCCGTACGTCTCTTTCCCCGTACGCCTGGAGTCGGAGAGAGATCGCCCGGCAGACGGATCCGCACACCGCCGCGGACGCGAAAGGGTCGTACCGTCCTGGAACTTGACCGAAAGGAACGGCCATCGTGCGGATAGGACGCGTGGCGCCTTTGTTCACCGTGGGGATCACGGCAACACTGGTCGCCACCCTCACTCCGGCGCAGGCATCCGCGGCGGAACCCCTGAACAGATTCGCGAACCAGAAGCCGGCGTGGCAGCGATGCGACGCGTCGCAGCCCGCCGCCTTACAGTGCGCGACGATCGATGTCCCGCTCGACTACAGCCACCCCGGTGGCAAGACGATCAAGCTGGCCATCTCGCGTGTGAAGACCAGCGTCCCGGGCAAGCGGCACGGCGTGATTCTCTTCAACCCCGGCGGTCCGGGCGGCGAGGGCCTGGACATGCCGGCGATGATGAAGGACGCGATGCCCAAGAAGGTCCTCGAGCAGTACGACCTCATCGGCTTCGACCCGCGCGGTGTGGGCCGCAGCAGCCCCGTCACCTGCGGTCTCACGGGCACCGAGCAGACCGTGGAACACGCCTACCGGTCGGCCACGTTCCAGCGTGACGTCACCTGGGCCCGCACCGTAGCCGAGAAGTGCCGTGCCAAGAACGGCGACAAGCTGCCGTACATCACCACCCGCAACACCGCCCGCGACATGGACGTCATCCGCGCCGTGCTCGGCGAGAAGAAGCTGTCCTACCTGGGCTTCTCCTACGGCACGTACCTGGGCGCCGTCTACGCGCAGCTGTTCCCCCAGCGGATCGACCGCTGGGTGCTGGACAGCTCGATCGACCCCGCACGGGTCTGGCGCGGCATGATCCAGGTCTGGGCGGAGGGCACCGAGCCGGCGTTCACCCGCTGGACGAAGTGGACCGCGCAGCACGACCGCACCTACCACCTGGGCGACACCCCGGCCAAGGTGAAGAAGACGTTCTGGAACCTGATCGCCCGGGCCGACCGCTCTCCCATCGACGACGGTGGCCAGAAACTCACCGGCGACGACATCCGCGCCATGCTGCGCGCCGAGTTCTTCCGCCCGAAGTCCGCGGCCGAGTCGGTCATGAACCTCAAGAAGGCCGCCGACGGCCGTGCCACCTCCGGCCGTTCGCTCGTACCGGCCGATCGGCAGGGAACGCCCCGGTCCGCGGCCTTCGCCGGACAGGCGCCGGCCGACAACGAGTCGGCCGCCTTCTGGACGGTCGTCTGCGGGGACACCGCGGCCTGGCCGCGCGATCCCGAGCAGTACCGCCGTGACGCGATCCGGGACAAGGCCAAGTACCCCGTCTACGGCGACTTCGGCTCCAACATCACGCCCTGCGCGTTCTGGAACAAGCCGGCCGAACCCGTTACCGCCGTGAACAACAACGTGGGTGTGCTCACCGTCCAGAACCAGTGGGACTCCCAGACACCCCTGGTCAGCGGCCTGGGCATGCACCGCGCCCTGAAGGGCTCACGCATGGTGTACGTCCAGGGCGGCGAAGGCCACGGCGTCTACTCCGCCGACCAGCGCGCCTGCGCCAACATCGCCGTGAACGCCTACCTGAGCACCGGACAGCTCCCGGCGAAGGATGTCACCTGCAAGGTGTCCGGTCGGCAGAGCCCCGGCGTGAACCAGGGCATCGTCCCGGCCCCGCAGCACACACCGCAAGCGCCGCGTTTCTGACCCGGCCTCCCAGGTCTCCGACCTCTCCCATCGGGAGGTGCTGAGCCCCCTGCTCGACGGGCGGGGGGCCAGTGGAGTCGTCGTACAGCAGGGCGTGGTGCTCGCCTCCTGGCGAGACCCGGCGCGGACGGAGACGGCCTTCAGCGCCACCAAGAGCGTGCGGGCTGAAGCGGGCCGGGCGGTACTTTCGGCGGGCGCCTTGGCGGGCCCGCCACGCGACCGACCGTGGCCGCGGAACCCCCAGGTGAGACCTGGGGGTTCCGCATGCGTCACCGTCCGTACGGCCAGGCTCAGTTGAGCTGGAACGTCGCCTCGACAGGGTAGTGGTCGCTGGGAGCGTTGGTGTCGATCTGGCCGGTGGTCCAGCCGGACTGGGGGTCGAAGTCCACCTTGACGGCGGACATCGCGGCCGGCGTCGGGCGGCCCGGCGCGTTCAGATAGCCGATGTAGTCGAGGTCGTCCCGGTAGTCCTTGGGGAAGGACTCGACGCCGGACATGTACTGGCACCAGGCGGAGACCGGGCAGTCCATGGTGCGCAGGCTCTGGTCGGGGTCGGTGGCCGGGGTACCGAGCACACCGTTCACCGCGCTCTGGGCGTTGGCGTAGTCGCCGCGCGACTGGCCGCCGTAGTACTCCACGTTCATGTCTCCGCCGATCAGCACCGGCGCACTCGACCCGGCGATGCCGTCGGCCCAGGAGCGGATCTCCTTGAGCTGGGCGAGCCGGGTGGACTGGGTCGTGTCGGTGGAGGTGCCGGACTCGTCGGCCTGCAGATGGGTGCCGACCACCCAGCTCTTCGCCCCGTCCTTGTCGATCTGCACCAGCGCGGCGCCCTTGTTGGCGTGGTAGTCCCAGGTGCCGTAGGTCGAGTTGCTGAAGACGTGGGCGTACTGCGCGGTGATCGGGTACTTGGACAGGATCATCGTGCCGCCGTTGATGACGAACAGCGAGTTGGAGCAGTCACCGCTGATGCCCGTCCAGCCGCCACCGGAGCAGGTCTGGCCGACGACCGGGGTGTGGTACGGGTAGAGGTCGGCGAGCTTGCTGATGATGTCGGGGGTCGAGGTGTTGTTGAAGTTCTCGTCCAGCACCACCACGTCCGCACTGTGCTTGCGGATGATCGACTCGATGACCGGGGTGCGCTGGGCGGCCTTCTCGTGCTGGGTACTGTCGACGATCGCGGTGCCGAGATCGACGTTCCATGCGAACACCGAGAGGTCGGTGCTGGTCCCCGCGCTCG contains:
- a CDS encoding rhodanese-like domain-containing protein; translation: MYAGSRAQYRSLRRLTRLPDETAVWPTHGAGSFCSAPPGTERTTSIGAEKQANPLLAAPDEEAFVSRLSASLGSYPAYFDRLAELNRRGPAVLTAVPSLPALTAGQVRALLADGGHVVDVRPAARYAAGHIPGSLSIPLRDQFATWLGWLLPGEAPIAFVTDEDQDVSEIVWQAYKIGYERLAGRLPGGMAAWQQAGFPACATAFVTPDQAPAAPYVDVRQEAEYVAGHVPGALHLELGALAAHAAEVPHGAVVACGHGERAMTAASVLEGAGHISLTVLNGGPADYAAAHGRHLTEGGAR
- a CDS encoding alpha/beta hydrolase encodes the protein MRIGRVAPLFTVGITATLVATLTPAQASAAEPLNRFANQKPAWQRCDASQPAALQCATIDVPLDYSHPGGKTIKLAISRVKTSVPGKRHGVILFNPGGPGGEGLDMPAMMKDAMPKKVLEQYDLIGFDPRGVGRSSPVTCGLTGTEQTVEHAYRSATFQRDVTWARTVAEKCRAKNGDKLPYITTRNTARDMDVIRAVLGEKKLSYLGFSYGTYLGAVYAQLFPQRIDRWVLDSSIDPARVWRGMIQVWAEGTEPAFTRWTKWTAQHDRTYHLGDTPAKVKKTFWNLIARADRSPIDDGGQKLTGDDIRAMLRAEFFRPKSAAESVMNLKKAADGRATSGRSLVPADRQGTPRSAAFAGQAPADNESAAFWTVVCGDTAAWPRDPEQYRRDAIRDKAKYPVYGDFGSNITPCAFWNKPAEPVTAVNNNVGVLTVQNQWDSQTPLVSGLGMHRALKGSRMVYVQGGEGHGVYSADQRACANIAVNAYLSTGQLPAKDVTCKVSGRQSPGVNQGIVPAPQHTPQAPRF
- a CDS encoding sphingomyelin phosphodiesterase, whose protein sequence is MVSRRTATALTSTAAAALLGLSGFAAPTASAGTSTDLSVFAWNVDLGTAIVDSTQHEKAAQRTPVIESIIRKHSADVVVLDENFNNTSTPDIISKLADLYPYHTPVVGQTCSGGGWTGISGDCSNSLFVINGGTMILSKYPITAQYAHVFSNSTYGTWDYHANKGAALVQIDKDGAKSWVVGTHLQADESGTSTDTTQSTRLAQLKEIRSWADGIAGSSAPVLIGGDMNVEYYGGQSRGDYANAQSAVNGVLGTPATDPDQSLRTMDCPVSAWCQYMSGVESFPKDYRDDLDYIGYLNAPGRPTPAAMSAVKVDFDPQSGWTTGQIDTNAPSDHYPVEATFQLN